CTCATTTGAGGATCACCTTTTGCTCTTAGTATTGATAAGGTCTCATCGAGGATTGTCTCGAGTGCTGCTTTAAATGTTTCGTCTCCATTTGTAAGCCATGCGGGATTTGCCTTTAGCTCCTTGAAAATGCAGTCCAGAACTTGAATTGCGTCGGCATGGGTAAATTGTAATTGCCATTGCCCGGTGGAATCATCTGCAAGAGTTTTAAGTATGTGGCTGGCTGCGACTATTAATAAATGGGAGTGTGGGTCTGTTTGGTCCTGCCAAAAGAGTTCAAGGTTATCTGCTGTGTTATCCAGCAGAAGTCTTAGAATTTCTGGCAGCGCTTCTTTAGCATATATGGTTTCCGTTGCGGCCAGATCCTGCGCCATTGCAGTTACCAGATTGCTTAGTCCCTTATTCTCTGTGTCCAATAATATGTCCGGGTGTTTTGCTACCACCCCAAGAGCTGCATGGGTGACTGCTTCAAGGCCGGGGCCGTCAAACAGTTCCCGGAATTGTATTTCGCCTTCAACGAAAACTACATCAAGAATGGCTTTTCCTACAGCAGAAGCCATTTTTTCACTTTTAGGGCCGTTAATACCCAAATAGGCCGCAGGATCTTCAATGGCTATGTTGCCGGCAGAAAGCAGGATAGACCTGAATATTATATTTCCCCATTCTTTGACGCTTCCACGGTCGGTTCCGCAACAGTCATTCAGTTTGGTATCAATCTCTTTGCTGAGTGCCAGTGTGGTTGCTCCGATAAGCTTCTGCCCTCTTGCACCACCTGTTATAATTCCGGGGTGGGCTGAAGCGACATCCAATACCGTGACCAGCATTTTCGCAGGGAAATCCTGTAAATCAAGTTCTGTAAGTTCCAGATCCTCAATACTTCTTAAAAAAGTGTTCAGTGCTTGCCCCTGGGTTGTATTCAGGTCACACACCCTGTGGTCGGTCCTTGCATATTGCAGCGCGACATCGAAAACTGTTTCACCAAAAGAAAGCCACCACTTAGGAGCCTTTCTCCCTTCCCATGAGTAAGTATCGATAGTGACCAGAGCATTCAGTTCTTTTGCTTCAATGTGAATTTTCTCTCCCCATGGCCCACGGTTGTATTGGTATTCAGGGTCATCAAGGTCAAGTATTGCCTGACACTGAAGATGGTATTGTTTAAATTCAGACGCCTCTTTATTATCAAGGTTTCCGTTCCTGCTTAGAGTCTGTCGTAATTCGTTGATCCGTTCTGCTTTCGGGTGAACTTTCTCACTTTCAGGGGATAGAAAGGTCTCGGCCTCCTCGTCAAAGAAAAGGTCTGCATCGGATACTGTCTGACCGATAGTTCTTGGCGGCGGCAGCAGAAGTGCTCTGTCGCGAGTTGCCGTAATGTATGCTTTCCCCGCAGATTTGCCTATTTTTATAGCTGCTTGGATAGCAAACATAATTAATGCAGGTGACATTCTATATCCTCCCATATTGATCTTAAGTTAGTTATAGATATATTTTGCCTTTATATTATTTCTGATATAACATCGAGTCAGAGTGTACGCAACTTAAATATAAAATAGATTAGTATCTCTTAAAATATAATAGTCTATAGTCAAGGCGGCGGTTTAAGTTCCTTAAATGGCAATTTTTTTATAGGGGGTGTGATGAGATGTTTTTCAAGCACGGTCAACTGATGGATGCCCCGCCCATAAAAAGGGCGGCATATTCCGATAGAACAGCGTGGATAATGGCGGAACTTTCAAGGTTGGTATATGAAAGGTTACCAAATGAACAACAATTGGACGAACTGTTAGAGAGACTTATAGGCGCAATTCGCGGAGATACGAAAAAAACGGATTTAATCTCCATGGTTTCCGAAGTGGCTGCAAGTCTTAATGAGAATCAGGAAAGTCAGACCCACAGCGTGCTGACAAGTAATAAGTTTGAACTTGTCAATTCATATTCGATAGGCGGAACTGAGGCGATGGTTGTGCGAATACCACCGGACCCCAAAGTGAATTTTGCGGGGATGTTTGTAGTGGTTTTTCGTGGAACAGAGGTGACTTCCATTGCTGATCTGAAAGCAGACTTGAACATAAATTTAGTAGATGCTCCGGGCGGGGGGAGGATTCATTGCGGTTTTTTAAATGCATATGAAAAAGTCGCGGAGCAACTGAATAATGATTTAAAGCAGGCAGGTGATCTGCCTGTATATATTACGGGACATTCGCTTGGCGGGGCATTGGCTTTGGTGGCAACCAGGTATCTGGGCAGTGACAGTGTCGGAGCCACTTATACTTTTGGCTGTCCAAGGGTTGGTGATGATAACTTCTTTAAAAAAATTAAAACACCTGTCTACCGTGTTGTGAATGCTGCGGACGGGGTTGCCAGAATCCCATTCGGCGCCGGATTGTCAATCTTTCTGTCAGGATTACGGGTGGTTCCAATAAATGGAACTAAGTGGGTATCAGAGCAGATAAGAAAACATTTCGTCGGATTCACCCATTATGGAAATCTGGTGATGTTGTCGGCCAGCTCTGAACCGGAAATGGTTCACGTGTATATGAGTCCGAGTATTTTTAAGTCAGGACTACTGGTAGTCGTTCCAAGAATGGTAACGACACTGGGTAAGGCCGCTCTCGCAGATCATAGTATGACAGGATATTGCGAAAAACTGGGGGTTTATGCCTTGAAGCGGTTGTAGGTTATTTGGTAAGGCAGGGTTCATATCGATGGCAGAATCTCGCACGGCTTGTGGCGTTTCTTCGAGCTGTGCCTGAAATGTGCCGGGATGTGCGATATTTTGGGAGTGCTTAATTGCAGGTGTTAGAATTAGAAATAAATTAAGGACAGATTTGGTGTTGGAAAAATACGAGAAAAAATTTGAACTCTATATCCGATCCGAGATGGTTCAAGACCCGGCTCATGATATCGACCATGTTCGTAGGGTTGTTAAAACAGCCAAAGAACTGTGCGATAAAGAAGGTGCGAAGTTAGAGGTAGTTTTACCTGCGGCATATTTGCATGACTGTTTCACCTTTCCTAAAAACCACCCGAAGCGGGCATCAAGCTCCATAGTTGCGGCGGAGAAAGCGGAAGCGTTTCTCATATCGATCGACTACCCGAAAGATCACTTGGCGGAAATTAAACACGCAATTGTGGCCCATAGCTTTAGTCTTGGAGTAAAACCTGACACTATTGAGGCTCAAATCGTTCAAGATGCAGACAGGCTTGATGCTCTTGGTGCGATCGGCATATCACGATGCATTCAGGTAAGCGCAGGTTTTGGCTCCAGTTTGTATCACAGTGAAGACCCCTACGCCGAAAGCCGTGCGCTAGATGATAAAGCTTATGCTTTGGACCATTTTCAAGTGAAGCTTTTTAAGATAGCTGAGCAAATGAATACGGCTTCTGCAAGGCAGGAAGCTGAGAAAAGAGTTCGTTTTATGGAGTTGTACATAGATCAGCTCGGTTCAGAGATACACCTGAAAAGGTGAGTTCAAATTATTTTAATAAATGATAGAAAAGGGTAGAAGGATAAATAACAACAGTTGGAGAATAAAGAAGGCAGACGAGGGCGTGTTGTCACCTGGTCTTTACTGTTAATGGAGCACTTCCCCTACACAATTATCACCTGCAGAACTAATTGTTGAACCTAGCGAACGTTATATAGCCTTTTTTTTCTGAATTAGATTGATTGCAGCCTTTGTAACTGCCTAAATTAAATTCTTATTTGCTTATCATTTTTGCTTTCTATTCCATTTTGAATTGTGATTATGCAGTGCCGGATTGGTTTGACAAAGTTGCGGCAGCGCTCTTAATTGAAAATGAAATTTAATTTCATTATGTAGCAAAATCATAAACAGGAGCGCAAAATGATATTTGATAATGTCCTTAAATGTGTCGGCAATACACCTTGCCTGGCATTGAAGCTGGGTAAGAATCTTATACATGCCAAGGCTGAATTCATGAATCCCAGTGGTTCTGTAAAGGACCGTGTAGCAGCAAGAATTATCGACCTTGCCATAAATGACGGGAGCCTGCGTCCGGGGATGTGTATCGCAGAAGCTTCCAGCGGCAACATGGGCATATCGTTGGCGATGGCCGGGGCTGCCTGCGGCTATGATGTGACTATCTATATGTGTGAGACTGCAAGTGTAGAGCGTCGTAACATAATGCGTATGCTCGGCGCTAACGTGATACTTACCCCGGCGCATCAAAGTGTCGGAGGGGCTGTTGAGGCTCTAAGAGTTGATGCCGCTTCTGATCCTAATCTATTTCTGGTTAATCAATTCGGTAATAAAGAGAATATACTTGCCCATTACAATGGGACCGGAAAGGAAATATGGGAAGACACTGGCGGAAACATAGATTGCTTCATAAACGGTATAGGGAGCGGGGGGACCATGATGGGGGTGGGAACCTATCTGCGGGAACGTAACCCGGATATTCGGTTAATTGCTGTAGAGCCGAAGGGAGCGGCCTCTCTTTTAGGGCATAAACCCAAATTACACAGCATTGAAGGTATTGGTGACGGGTTCCTGCCGGATATAGTTAAGCCGGAATACATTGATGCCATTCAAGAAATTTCTGATGCTCAAGCCATCGAATATGCCCGGAAGCTTGCGCGGGATAAAGGGATTTTCATTGGAATGTCAGCAGGGGCCAACCTTGCCGCTGCCGAAATAGTGATGAATGAACATCCGGACTGGCGTATTGCTACTATTCTTCCTGATAGAGCTGAGAGGTACTTCAGTACTCAATTGTTTGCTGGGCAACCGAATATTGTAAGCAAGGGGCGGACCGCAGCTTGATTGCATAACCTTAACCATAACAACCTATGGCCTACTTCTGAATTTATCCAGGCCATATGTGAAAAGAGCAGTGTAGAAACGGGATTGATACCGTCAATGCACTGCTTTTTTTTTGAAATTAAATGCTGGGCACAATTTTTATATAGTTATTGTTTCGATCTATTTCAGGCGATGAAAGGAAAAATTCATGCGATATAAGATTGAAATTGAAAGTCAATATAAACAGTGTCTGAAATAACCGGTCCTCATAAGGGAATAACGGCAACAATAGAAACTTATGGGGCATCATTAGGAGTGAAAGAATGAATATGAGGAAGATTTATGGTGCTATGTCGTTGGTCGTTATGCTGTCGCTGACGACCGGCGCATATGCCGAGGAAAAGAAAGAGTATCAGCTCGAAAGCATGACCGTGACAGCCCAGAAGGTGGGGGAAGACATTCAGGATGTCCCGATAAGTATTTCTGCTTTCTCGGACGTCATGCTTGAAGAGAAGGAAATCAACAAGTTTGACGATTTGATTCAGTATGTCCCCAACATGTTTTTGCGCAAGAACAGTGTGGACAGTGAAATCGTAATCAGGGGTATTTCCTCTTACGCCAGCTCTCTGTACTCCACTGCTGGTTTTTATGTGGACGGTGTCAACTATCCTATCCACCAGATGCAGGACATGGATTTTATAGATATTGAACGCGTTGAAGTACTAAAGGGACCTCAAGGTGTTTTGTATGGTCGAAACTCTCAGTCCGGTGTTGTTAGTATCATTACAAAACAACCTTCAAACGAATTTTCTGCAAAAGTATTTTCAGATATCGGTGTATGGAACACTGATGAATCAAACTTCATTTTCAGAGAGGGGTTTAACGCAAATATTCCCATAAAAGAAGATACCTTCAATATGAGAGTGAGCTTTCAAAAAGAAGATTCTAAAGGCTGGATGGAAAATATTTATAACGACGATGATGCCATGGAAGTAGATCATATAGGAGGTAGGGCTACTGCTCTTTGGACTCCTAATGATGATCTTGGGATTACATTTATTTTTGAAGGTAGAAATAAAGATGATGGTATCGGAGTATACCGTTTTGAAAGCGGTGAATATTCAACACCACGTAATGAGATTGCATGGAATGGCAACAATAGAAACGAAGTCTATTCCGACTCTGAGATTATTAAAGTGGAATATGATGCAGGGATTTTTGATGTAACTTCTATCACCGGTCGCCATGGATATTTTCAGAGGTTTGTCAACGACTACGACATGAGTACTCAAGACTTCGGTGATTCCGGCAGTACTTACGATGTACAGGTTATCAGTGAAGAGTTCAGGCTTTCTTCTAAGAAAGATGAAAATGCCGTGATCGACTGGCTTGGCGGACTTTATGCTTACAAAGAGGATCTGGATACGGATTATTTCGGATATGGAAAGCATAATACTGATCAAGACAACTGGGGGACAGCACTATTCGGTCAGGGAACATGGAATATGACTCCTGACTGGCACCTTACTTTGGGCGCGCGTGTCGACTACGTTAACTTGGATGCTAAAAAAGACCTTGATCTTACAGATTTCGGAGAGGGAACAAGTACTCTCAAAGGCAGCATAAGTTCAGTTGAATTTCTCCCCAGTGCAACTGTTACCTATGATGTTACTTCAGATATAACTTCTTATGCCAAGATCAGTCGCGGATATCTCGCCGGCGGTTTTGATTACGCTACATCTGTCACTGATGAGCAATTCAAATACGATCCTGAATACAGCATGAACTACGAATTAGGCATGAAGTCCACTTGGCTTGAGAAAAGCCTGATTGCAAACGTAGCCGCATTTTATATCGATATTACCGATAAACAGGTGGCCCAGCTGGAGCCTATTGCTTCCAACCCTGACAACAGGAGAATTGTAAACGCCGCTAAAGCGCAGTCCTTCGGTGCAGAGCTGGAACTCCAATTCAAGCCTATTGACGGATTACTGCTTACTTCTTCTGCCGGTTATGTGAACAGCCGTTTGCGCGATTGGAAAACAGTTGAAGACTCTTTTGATTACGACGGTAAGAAAACTCCCGGCTCTCCAGACTGGACCTACACTTTCGGCGCCACCTACCGTTGGGATAACGGTTTTATGGTCAGTGCGGATTGCACCGGCCTTAGTTCCTATTACACAGACCCCAAAAACAAGAATGAAGTTGACGGACGTTTCTTAGTTAACCCGAGTATCGGATACGAAGGTGAAAACTTCGAAGTGGTTCTCTGGGCGAAAAACGTTTTCAACGAAGAGTACAACGAAAACGAATGGGATTGGGCCGGCAGTACTTTGGTTCAGCAGGGCGAACCTGGTTCGTACGGTGTTCGTCTTGGCTACCATTTCTAAAAAACATAGCCCTGTCCGCATCACTTAACGTGGACAGGGCAATTCAATGGAGAAAAAGATGGCTAGAAAATTATGGATAAACATGACTGAGTCTTTTGGTCTGCATAAATCTCTTGAGACTCCTCCGTGGCATTATTTTGTAAGTCTTGGTTACGGCCATGTCGTCCCTAATGATGATTTTGTTGATGCGGCTTTGACTTTGGATTCATTTGAGTTGCTTTCCCCTTCTATGAAAAAGACAGATTTATGTGCTCCGGAAGGGAAAGTGAAGAACCTCGATTCCGCCGCCGGGGCTACAGTTAGTGTCGGTGATGTCGCCCCGCGTAAAATAGCTTTCAATGATAAAGCTGAAAAGGGCGTGCATCAGGTCGTCGCTGCTACCAAAGAGGAGTTTTTCGCACTCTGGGAGGAGGACGGAAAAGTTCAGACTGCGAATCTGCCATTGAACAAAGTTGCTGATAAAAACGTACTTACCAGCGTAAAATATCAGGCTTTCGCCAAAACTTATTTGAAAAATGAAGAGTGGAAACAGCCGAAAGCCATGGGCCACGCTCTTGAAATAATCCCGTTGACGGACCTTAGTAATGTTCATGTAGGTGACTGGGTCACATTTCAGGTTGATTTTATGGGTAAACCATTCACCTGCACTCAGGAATCCATGGAGTTTCTCCTAGCTTCTTCAAACACTTTCGGTGGAGAGGGCGGAGGTGAGTTGGAAGGTTTCTTCCTTTCAGCCTATATCGTCAATGGACGTGCCAGAATCAAAATGCCCACATCCGGTCAATGGCTCATCAATGTTTTTTCAAGACAGGATGTCACTCCTGACAATGAACTGAAAGAGTTAAGCGACAGCTGCCGCAAGGTTTACTACGGCAGTAGCGTTACCTTTAACGTGAAAGCCTAAAAAGTAATTATAAGGGGGGCGTATGACGCTCCCCTTATTCAGAGAGAAATATAATGACTGAACGATCTTACTCCTTTTTTTCTGCATTGGGAGAGTTTCTGGTTAAACGCAGGTGGATTTGTTTTCTCCTTGTAATTGTTCTCAGCGCATCTGCTGTGCTCCTGTCACAAGGGTTGAAGTTTAACGGATCTCTTAAGGTCTGGTTTGTTGAAGACGATCCCGCCATGCAGCGGCTTGAAGATTTTAAGCGAGAATTCGGTAACGACCATTTTGTTTATCTGCTTGCGGAGCCTGCTGAAGGCGGTGATGTTTTTACTCCCGAGACCATAACTTTGTTGCGTGATCTGGCAAACGAGCTGGAAGCAGAGGTCCCGCATCTGAAGGACATGAACTGGGTCGGTAATGCTGAGACTGTCGACCCCATGGTGGGTGGGATCAAGATCGTTCGTCTATTTGATGAAGATGTTCCTGAAGATGACGGTGAAATGCATCAGAGAAGGGACCGGGCACTTGCGGAAAAAGATTTTGTCGGGCGTTTTATTTCACCGCGTGGTGATGTGGCCGGGATTCTTTTGGAAATGAATGCTTACCCAGAGGGAACTGCAAACCCTGAATCCATGGTCGCGTATACTGTGTACTCAATCCTCAAAAAGGATAAGTACTCAAAGTTGAAGACATGGGTGGTTGGTGAGCCCGCATTCATGTTCAATTATAATGTGCTGGCAGGTAAGGAAACTCCTATGCTTTTCGGACTCTGC
Above is a genomic segment from Maridesulfovibrio sp. containing:
- a CDS encoding lipase family protein, translated to MFFKHGQLMDAPPIKRAAYSDRTAWIMAELSRLVYERLPNEQQLDELLERLIGAIRGDTKKTDLISMVSEVAASLNENQESQTHSVLTSNKFELVNSYSIGGTEAMVVRIPPDPKVNFAGMFVVVFRGTEVTSIADLKADLNINLVDAPGGGRIHCGFLNAYEKVAEQLNNDLKQAGDLPVYITGHSLGGALALVATRYLGSDSVGATYTFGCPRVGDDNFFKKIKTPVYRVVNAADGVARIPFGAGLSIFLSGLRVVPINGTKWVSEQIRKHFVGFTHYGNLVMLSASSEPEMVHVYMSPSIFKSGLLVVVPRMVTTLGKAALADHSMTGYCEKLGVYALKRL
- a CDS encoding HD domain-containing protein; its protein translation is MLEKYEKKFELYIRSEMVQDPAHDIDHVRRVVKTAKELCDKEGAKLEVVLPAAYLHDCFTFPKNHPKRASSSIVAAEKAEAFLISIDYPKDHLAEIKHAIVAHSFSLGVKPDTIEAQIVQDADRLDALGAIGISRCIQVSAGFGSSLYHSEDPYAESRALDDKAYALDHFQVKLFKIAEQMNTASARQEAEKRVRFMELYIDQLGSEIHLKR
- a CDS encoding cysteine synthase family protein, which codes for MIFDNVLKCVGNTPCLALKLGKNLIHAKAEFMNPSGSVKDRVAARIIDLAINDGSLRPGMCIAEASSGNMGISLAMAGAACGYDVTIYMCETASVERRNIMRMLGANVILTPAHQSVGGAVEALRVDAASDPNLFLVNQFGNKENILAHYNGTGKEIWEDTGGNIDCFINGIGSGGTMMGVGTYLRERNPDIRLIAVEPKGAASLLGHKPKLHSIEGIGDGFLPDIVKPEYIDAIQEISDAQAIEYARKLARDKGIFIGMSAGANLAAAEIVMNEHPDWRIATILPDRAERYFSTQLFAGQPNIVSKGRTAA
- a CDS encoding TonB-dependent receptor; amino-acid sequence: MNMRKIYGAMSLVVMLSLTTGAYAEEKKEYQLESMTVTAQKVGEDIQDVPISISAFSDVMLEEKEINKFDDLIQYVPNMFLRKNSVDSEIVIRGISSYASSLYSTAGFYVDGVNYPIHQMQDMDFIDIERVEVLKGPQGVLYGRNSQSGVVSIITKQPSNEFSAKVFSDIGVWNTDESNFIFREGFNANIPIKEDTFNMRVSFQKEDSKGWMENIYNDDDAMEVDHIGGRATALWTPNDDLGITFIFEGRNKDDGIGVYRFESGEYSTPRNEIAWNGNNRNEVYSDSEIIKVEYDAGIFDVTSITGRHGYFQRFVNDYDMSTQDFGDSGSTYDVQVISEEFRLSSKKDENAVIDWLGGLYAYKEDLDTDYFGYGKHNTDQDNWGTALFGQGTWNMTPDWHLTLGARVDYVNLDAKKDLDLTDFGEGTSTLKGSISSVEFLPSATVTYDVTSDITSYAKISRGYLAGGFDYATSVTDEQFKYDPEYSMNYELGMKSTWLEKSLIANVAAFYIDITDKQVAQLEPIASNPDNRRIVNAAKAQSFGAELELQFKPIDGLLLTSSAGYVNSRLRDWKTVEDSFDYDGKKTPGSPDWTYTFGATYRWDNGFMVSADCTGLSSYYTDPKNKNEVDGRFLVNPSIGYEGENFEVVLWAKNVFNEEYNENEWDWAGSTLVQQGEPGSYGVRLGYHF
- a CDS encoding DUF4198 domain-containing protein → MARKLWINMTESFGLHKSLETPPWHYFVSLGYGHVVPNDDFVDAALTLDSFELLSPSMKKTDLCAPEGKVKNLDSAAGATVSVGDVAPRKIAFNDKAEKGVHQVVAATKEEFFALWEEDGKVQTANLPLNKVADKNVLTSVKYQAFAKTYLKNEEWKQPKAMGHALEIIPLTDLSNVHVGDWVTFQVDFMGKPFTCTQESMEFLLASSNTFGGEGGGELEGFFLSAYIVNGRARIKMPTSGQWLINVFSRQDVTPDNELKELSDSCRKVYYGSSVTFNVKA